The region CCCTCAAAGTCAGACGGAGAGTAAGGATCAAGGTCAGACTGAGACACAGTCGCGAGGCAAAGCTCAGGCCAGCAAGAGTCAGACGCCACAGGACCGAGGCATCACGTTGTCAAACGGAGCCGTCTATCATGAACCCATCGTACAGCCACACGAGGCCTCACCCCTCTTTGACTGCATGTACCGGGATGTCAACGACTTGAACGAGGAGCTCTTCGAACAGTACTCAAATCACCCCGTCGTCAAGGACAGGGGGTATTTCAAGCTCCAGGTCAGGGAGTTGCCTCCGCTCCAGGTACGAAAGGTTGAGCGCCCGAGCAAAGACCACGCCACCTCGTTCCGCTATCTGGCCGACAAGCAGGGACTAGTCAAGGTCGACACGGGCAAGAAGAAACGGTTCACGCCTCCGCATCTTCCATTTCCTGTTTCGGCAAAGACGCAGTGGACTTTACAGGAACAAAAAGAGCTCTGGAACACCTCGGCGGCGAACCCTCCCAAGGGCACACGGGGTTACATCATTGGCAACCCGCTGTTCGATGACATCGAGCTCCATCCTGGCAACAGGCTCAAATCGAGAGGCCGGACCGTTCTCGAAGGCATCAACACACAATATGTGTACTTCAATTTGGAAGGACTAACTATCACCACTATGCATCGAGAAGATGCCCATGTGAGGTCGGAGAATCTCCTCCGGTCAGGCCAGCACAAGTTCTGGTGCTTTGTCAAGCCAGCCTTCTCAGacaggttggaggagaggatggcggcCGCGTATCCCGAGATGCGCCGATGCTCGCAGGCCGTCCGTCACCTCAGTCGCCACATCCCACCAGCCAAACTGGATGAATGGGGCATCGAGTACACTCTCGATTACTGCATCCCCGGCCAAGCGGTGGTCACAGAACCTGGGACGTACCATCAGGTACTGAACCTGGGTCCGAACTATGCACTGGCGGTCAATGTTGAGTACATGTCATCCCCCGAGGACCCTCCGAACTACCGTTTCTGCGACAGGAACTGCCCCGATCCGTTTGCCATGAAGGCTACCGACTTTGGCATATACGGTGATCCCAATTGCCTGGCGGCGCAGGAGGAACAAGCCAGGTTCTCTGGAGAGAGGCCAGACCAAGAGGAACAGGCCAGGATGGCAGCACGGTCGTCCATGTTTCAGTCTGCCCCAGAGCagccgtcaccaccatctcaatCACCCCTAGCTGCACCCCAACTGACGCAATCTGTCACCCCGCCGCCAGAGCATAGCTCCTCTGCCGTCTGTGAGCCATCTCAATCCGGCTTGGTGCGGCCGGAAGCACTTGTACAACGCCGCGAGCCGTCAAGCCAGCCGTTGGCGGAGCCCAAGGTGCATACGTTTCAAGTTTTCCAGCCTCCGCGAGAGAGCAGTCTCGGCTCGGTCCTGCGGTTACCGTCAGAGGCGGGGATGGTGACTCCATCTCAAACGGTTAAGCAACCCGACCCATCGCCACAGCCCCCAGCGGCCCCGCCGCCGGTAGCCGTTGAACCTGCCACAAGGACATCGGAGCCACGTCGATCACAACCTCTATCCGAACCAGCTCCTGGGTGGGATAATGCCGTGTTCCGCGCAGAACAACAAGACCTAGCACCTCGCTCACAACTCCTGCGCCATCCAAACACTTTCCTAGACGCCTCTGGACAACCCTTCCAGACCACCCATCAGGCTGCCCCTTTTTCACATCATCATAACCTCCCCTTGCTCCCTCCACCGCGACAAGCAAGCTCAGAGCCGCTTCGGAAAACCGCAAGGCTTGTTCATAACAGAAGACCTGCACCGACGGAACCGCTATCCCCTCGCTCGGCAAAGAGACAGCGCGTGATGGAGTACTTGCGTTTTGAGGATCCCTTCGGGGTTGATCCGGAGCCAGAGATACCTCCGAGCTACTTCACTCATGCCAGTTCAAGTCTTGCAACGCTACTTCGCTCATGTCAAGATGACGTGTACAACAACATTCAGCCGCAGCAGGTGTCTGGAAGACCTGGCTTTGACCGGCTGGCGCGGCTCATCAGTGACTGGAGACGTTGTGTGCGAGAACAGAACCCGACGCCGTCGGGCGTAGACCTtgtcaccaacctcaaccgcGTTGCCGGAGAGGAGCCTGAGCTGAACACGTTTCTTGGTCGGTTCTGCAAAATGAAGCTCGCAGAATGGCTCGATTCCAAAGCTGAAGAGCAGGAACGAGCTAGGCCGGCCTTCCAGCCGGCACAGCAAGATGCTACTGATCTCTTGCTCCAGGAGCTTGGCTGGGCCGAAGCTGAGAGGCACACGCTGAACGACTACATCCGAGAGGGCAAGTGCTGGAAGACAATCTGCGGAGCCTACGACGGCCTTCTCTGCGTCATTCCACCCGATCCAGCCTTTCAGCAGCTGGCTCTCTTTCAGGACCAGGTGCTGATGTTTCACCATCAGCTCAACGACCCGTTCCTTCGCGCTATGTGCGCTGTGGGCAAGACCCTACAAGGCTGCATCTGGGAGAGCCGCGAACTGCCCGCCTTTGTTTTCGAGTCTGAAGACACCATTGCCCTCTCGACCGACGAGCTGGGGCCGATGCTCAAGCAGTACAAATACATCACGGCTAACGTCTTCAACCCTCATGCGCCATACGAATGGCCAAAGCCAGTGGGCTGGAAGGCGTCCTGGCAGTGGCCGGTGGATCCGACAGCTGTGCTCCATGAGAAGTGGTGCAACGTCTgtaagaagaagaagtcatGTCGTTGTCACGCCAAGTTTGTACCAGCCATCCCACGGGTGTCGATTGACGGGAGCAAGGGCAGCGGGGTGCGTGTTATGGGAATGTTTAGAGCTAATGACATCATCGGCGAGATGCTGGGCGAGCTGGTGCCTCCCGGAGCGATCCCTAATCGGGAGTGGACGATGGAGTTTCGGCGTCCGGATCTTGACGATGTTGTCGTGGCTGAGCTCTACTCCAAGGAGCAGGGCAACTGGGCGCGGGTTGTGAGGCATTCCGCCCATCCTTCCTGCGAGATTTCCATCAGGAAGATGGAAGGCAAGTGGAGGATGCTGATTGTTGCCAGCAGGCAGCTGTTTGACGGTGAAGAGATAACTGTCAAGTACGGTCGTGGGTATCACAGGAACCAGGCCTATGGCATTGTTGAAGGGTTCTGAGCGCGGTTTTTCAACATTTGTCAGGGACGTGTCATGGTCAACAACATCGAAGGCGTGAGTGTATAAAAGGTCTAGGATTGGGAAcaagggcggtggtggaagcGGAGTAGCGGTGTCGTTTGTGTGGCTTTTCTTTCCATGTTGGTATCCTTCGCGCATAATACTTTCAGGGGGTCGTTTTTATCTGCAAGAAAGGGGAGGAATGGGATTGGTGGATGGGTTTTCTGCCGGAAGGGCTGTAGGCGGGCAATTGCTTTGCTACACTTTATGTGTTTCTGCTTGCTTGTCGTTCACCGGCACATACACGATTTTGCATTGTCTTCTCGTTGCTTTTGTTacagttgctgctgctctgtCATGGCTACGTAACGTAAAAAGACAGGTGATGTTTGTAGGGGGGGATTTTTATCTATGGGTTTCCTTACGGGTCAAATGTAGGTAGTTATGGGTTAGGTTTGGAAGCGCTAGGTAACGAGGTATTATGTTAGTATCCAGCGCTTGTCTTTCTGTTTGTTCtcgggaggaggaaggcagTGAACATAATTTTGGAACTCCGTGTCTAGACTTGCATCACCACACGCAACCATCAAGGGACTCGCCCTATTTTGTCCACAAGTTTCTTCCCCCAAGCCACCAGGCAAACCTCACGCAAGCCACCAGGCCACCAGGCCACCCGGCCACCAAGCCACCAAGCCACTCGGTCCATCCACCAGTCCTTCTCACCGCACAACGGCCGGACCACTTCCAACGGAGAGAGCCGTTCGGATTGTGAGCTAtcacatacatacatacatacatacatacatacaatGCAGCCCATCGAGATTTTGGGAGGTGCGAGGGGGACACACTAATTGACTCCGGGCCAGGAGATGTAGCAAGAGGCATCGTGTTTCAGCGGGGACCTTGTCATGACAGTAGGTGTGATTTACTACGTATTAGGGGTCAATCGGTTttgtggaggaagaaaagtTCCATTgcgagggggggggaaaaaggaaaagaaagaaagggggaaaaaaaaggaaagaaaaaggaaagaaaaaaaagagagaaaaaaaggaaggtaaagaaaaaaaagaaagaaacgcCTAAACTACCTAACCTAGTGTGTCATTTTGCCATTGCCTTCTTGTCCCTAGAAGAATTTGCCCCTGTTGTTTTACCTGATTGCGATTCCGGTGACCCCCCCCCTTGAGAAAAGGAAACACcatttatttttaatttttttttttggttaAACCGAACAGAAAGGAAGTTaaagaagagagggggaTAAAGAGATGTCGAGcatgaggggggtgggttgtgtGCATGTTGGGGGATATATTTTTGTCTGATTGCTGATATGTGCTTTGTGCGGAGAGGTTCGGGCATCGGAAGGCCATGTATGGCAAGGTGTCTCATAAAGACTGACTTTGAACGTGCGTGGGCTCTCTACATGGTCTGCTCGCAACGGTGTCAGAGGATAAGCAAAGGTGGATGTGATGGAGAAAGTAAGCCTACCTGAGAATGCtgaacctgctgctgctgttgagcagCCTGGAACATCCCGGCATAAGCCATCTGaaattgctgctgctggtatACCCATTGCGCATGAGCCTGTGCCTGGGCTTGAGCCTGGGCAGCTTCGTTCGATGCCGGTTGTTGTGCCTGAGGACCATAGTAGGCCGGCATCTGCGGGAATCCCCAGTATGGCATACCGGCTACCATACCTGGTTGGACGGGCTGGAAGTACGGCTGAGGAATGGATGGGACGGCGTAGAGATGCGGTTGAGACCAGGCTGCTTGTTGTAGTTGAAAAGCTGCTTGGGCTTCTAGAGAGATAGggctttgttgttgttgttgtagttgttgctgctgctgcgggtgTGACCAGGCTTGTAGATGACCTTGAAGGGCTTGTTGGGAATAATACCCCGATTGGgctggttgaggttgtgcCGCATGAGCTACTTGAGGCTGCCCATGATACAGGGCAACTTGAGCCTGCTG is a window of Podospora pseudopauciseta strain CBS 411.78 chromosome 1, whole genome shotgun sequence DNA encoding:
- a CDS encoding hypothetical protein (COG:L; EggNog:ENOG503PDDP); this translates as MAAVQLEADAIGGELRLIRDALRDYLDDKILLHNRKVKGPTTKGGREFMEDILGRLDRVSTGVDKQLSSHNTPPPARGPDTPVSYNSPASHPLLPPNGLPDDGSLRNQEQASSRQPSQPLAPSLSHPPPPQTNGSGSLAPVHHAGHPSGASRVLEPPAVSVEVPSKPNTPPTHNSEPASPSPALAHQHPHQSQQPQPDFTPRSPLSPQSQTESKDQGQTETQSRGKAQASKSQTPQDRGITLSNGAVYHEPIVQPHEASPLFDCMYRDVNDLNEELFEQYSNHPVVKDRGYFKLQVRELPPLQVRKVERPSKDHATSFRYLADKQGLVKVDTGKKKRFTPPHLPFPVSAKTQWTLQEQKELWNTSAANPPKGTRGYIIGNPLFDDIELHPGNRLKSRGRTVLEGINTQYVYFNLEGLTITTMHREDAHVRSENLLRSGQHKFWCFVKPAFSDRLEERMAAAYPEMRRCSQAVRHLSRHIPPAKLDEWGIEYTLDYCIPGQAVVTEPGTYHQVLNLGPNYALAVNVEYMSSPEDPPNYRFCDRNCPDPFAMKATDFGIYGDPNCLAAQEEQARFSGERPDQEEQARMAARSSMFQSAPEQPSPPSQSPLAAPQLTQSVTPPPEHSSSAVCEPSQSGLVRPEALVQRREPSSQPLAEPKVHTFQVFQPPRESSLGSVLRLPSEAGMVTPSQTVKQPDPSPQPPAAPPPVAVEPATRTSEPRRSQPLSEPAPGWDNAVFRAEQQDLAPRSQLLRHPNTFLDASGQPFQTTHQAAPFSHHHNLPLLPPPRQASSEPLRKTARLVHNRRPAPTEPLSPRSAKRQRVMEYLRFEDPFGVDPEPEIPPSYFTHASSSLATLLRSCQDDVYNNIQPQQVSGRPGFDRLARLISDWRRCVREQNPTPSGVDLVTNLNRVAGEEPELNTFLGRFCKMKLAEWLDSKAEEQERARPAFQPAQQDATDLLLQELGWAEAERHTLNDYIREGKCWKTICGAYDGLLCVIPPDPAFQQLALFQDQVLMFHHQLNDPFLRAMCAVGKTLQGCIWESRELPAFVFESEDTIALSTDELGPMLKQYKYITANVFNPHAPYEWPKPVGWKASWQWPVDPTAVLHEKWCNVCKKKKSCRCHAKFVPAIPRVSIDGSKGSGVRVMGMFRANDIIGEMLGELVPPGAIPNREWTMEFRRPDLDDVVVAELYSKEQGNWARVVRHSAHPSCEISIRKMEGKWRMLIVASRQLFDGEEITVKYGRGYHRNQAYGIVEGF